A section of the Citrus sinensis cultivar Valencia sweet orange chromosome 8, DVS_A1.0, whole genome shotgun sequence genome encodes:
- the LOC102630678 gene encoding protein argonaute 5-like isoform X2 codes for MSRRGGGGRRRDSCRDQPTQAPAPSFQRGGGGAAGPRGRGRQGQRGGAGRGSHSGSGAAPSSPHTASTSTAPAPSSPSVSESSPSSSSVSTLVEETEQKLSLAAPAAATLPPLSSQELRLPVRPGIGTVGRKCVVRANHFMVQLAERDIHHYDVSIDQVQDLESNRYSEVTSKKINRQIISHLINLYGLTNLGGRIPAYDGMKNIYTAGPLPFESKEFIINLPDSDPHPSSSTSPGREGQFRVVIRLASMPDLYTLQQFLRRMHFEAPYHVIQVLDVVLRAAPSEKHTVLGRSFFSADLGPMGQLGDDVEYWRGYFQSLRPTQMGLSLNIDVSASSFYKPILVTEFVQYYCSDLSRPLSDQVRLKVKKALKGIKVVLRHMGYNLNCKITGITSQPMSQVMFTDGSVTEMSVVQYFLERHNIALQFTSLPALEAGTEERRIYLPMELSRIVEGQRYTKRLNERQVTALLRATCQRPRDREANIQTMARKNAYNKDTLVNKEFGIQVADGLTSFDARILPAPMLKYHESGREASVNPDFGQWNMINKKMFNGGTVQVWTCMNFSTCLNQDVSRFCQRLVDMCKKKGMVFNPQPVIPISSYNPNQIEKELVDVHSKTTQPGKQLQLLIIILPDVSRSYGRIKRVCETELGIVSQCCQPKHASSRNMQYFENVALKINVKVGGRNTVLVDAVQKRIPLVTDRPTIIFGADVTHPQPGEDSSPSIAAVVASMDWPEVTKYRGLVSSQAHNEEIIQDLYKSIKDPQRGLVHGGMIRELLIDFRRSTNFKPHRIIFYRDGVSEGQFSQVLLHEMNAIRQACASIEEGYAPPVTFVVVQKRHHTRLFPAEYNRRDLTDRSGNILPGMQGVLDQFQ; via the exons ATGTCTCGACGTGGTGGCGGTGGTCGTAGGCGGGATTCTTGCCGTGACCAGCCGACTCAGGCACCGGCGCCGTCTTTCCAGCGCGGTGGTGGCGGAGCCGCGGGACCACGGGGCCGAGGTCGTCAAGGTCAACGTGGGGGTGCTGGTCGTGGATCGCATTCCGGCTCCGGTGCAGCCCCGTCCTCACCACACACCGCTTCGACTTCGACGGCGCCGGCTCCTTCGTCTCCGTCTGTTTCAGAATCCTCTCCTTCTTCGTCTTCAGTTTCTACTCTTGTCGAAGAAACTGAGCAGAAACTGTCATTGGCGGCACCAGCGGCGGCTACTCTTCCCCCTTTGTCGTCGCAGGAATTGAGACTTCCGGTGAGGCCGGGAATCGGAACCGTTGGCAGAAAATGTGTTGTCCGAGCAAATCACTTTATGGTGCAACTTGCCGAGAGAGACATTCATCACTATGAT gtttCAATTGATCAAGTCCAAGATCTCGAATCGAATCGATATTCAGAGGTGACgtcaaaaaaaatcaacagaCAAATTATTTCTCACctgattaatttatatgggCTGACTAACTTGGGTGGACGAATACCTGCCTATGATGGTATGAAGAACATTTACACGGCAGGGCCGCTGCCTTTTGAATCGAAGGAATTCATTATCAATTTACCTGATAGTGATCCTCATCCCAGCTCGTCTACCAGCCCGGG AAGGGAGGGTCAGTTTAGGGTGGTTATCAGATTGGCATCGATGCCTGATCTTTACACTCTACAGCAGTTCTTACGCCGAATGCATTTTGAAGCTCCGTACCATGTTATACAAGTGCTTGATGTTGTTCTCAGAGCAGCTCCATCAGAGAA GCATACAGTTCTGGGAAGGTCATTTTTCTCAGCTGATCTTGGACCAATGGGTCAGCTTGGTGATGACGTTGAATATTGGCGTGGATATTTTCAGAGTCTTCGCCCAACCCAGATGGGGCTATCTCTTAATATTG ATGTTTCAGCCAGCTCCTTTTATAAGCCAATTCTAGTTACTGAGTTTGTTCAGTATTATTGCAGCGACTTATCACGTCCTCTTTCTGATCAAGTGCGTCTGAAG GTGAAAAAGGCATTGAAGGGAATAAAGGTAGTGCTCAGGCATATGGGGTACAACTTAAATTGCAAGATCACTGGAATAACCAGTCAACCGATGAGCCAAGtaat GTTTACAGATGGCAGTGTGACAGAGATGTCGGTGGTTCAATATTTTCTTGAAAGACATAATATTGCGCTTCAATTCACGTCATTGCCTGCCCTTGAAGCTGGAACTGAAGAGAGGCGCATTTATTTGCCAATGGAG CTTTCTAGGATTGTCGAGGGACAGAGATATACTAAAAGATTAAATGAAAGACAAGTAACTGCTCTTTTAAGAGCAACCTGTCAGCGTCCTCGGGATCGTGAAGCAAATATACAGACG ATGGCTAGGAAAAATGCTTACAATAAAGATACTCTTGTGAACAAGGAGTTTGGAATTCAAGTGGCTGATGGTCTTACATCGTTTGATGCTCGAATCCTACCTGCTCCAATG CTTAAATATCATGAATCTGGCAGAGAAGCAAGCGTGAATCCTGATTTTGGGCAATGGAACATGATTAACAAG AAAATGTTCAATGGTGGGACAGTGCAAGTTTGGACTTGTATGAACTTCTCAACGTGTTTGAACCAGGATGTGAGCCGGTTCTGTCAACGGTTGGTAGACATGTGCAAGAAAAAGGGAATG GTATTTAACCCGCAGCCTGTCATTCCCATAAGTTCATACAACCCAAATCAAATTGAGAAGGAACTTGTAGACGTTCACAGTAAGACTACTCAGCCAGGGAAACAGCTTCAGctgttgataattattttacctgATGTTAGCAGATCATATG GAAGAATTAAGCGAGTTTGTGAAACAGAACTTGGGATTGTTTCACAATGCTGTCAGCCTAAGCACGCATCCAGTCGCAATATGCagtattttgaaaatgtgGCTCTTAAAATCAATGTGAAG GTTGGAGGACGAAACACTGTGCTCGTTGATGCTGTTCAGAAAAGAATTCCTCTTGTGACTGATAGACCTACAATTATATTTGGTGCAGATGTCACCCATCCACAACCAGGAGAAGACTCTAGCCCTTCAATAGCGGCC GTGGTGGCCTCAATGGATTGGCCAGAAGTAACCAAGTACAGAGGACTTGTCTCTTCTCAGGCACATAATGAGGAAATTATCCAAGATCTCTATAAATCTATTAAAGATCCTCAGAGGGGTTTAGTTCATGGAGGGATGATCCG GGAACTGTTAATTGACTTCAGAAGATCAACCAACTTCAAACctcacaggattattttctaCCG AGATGGTGTTAGTGAAGGGCAGTTCAGTCAGGTTTTGCTCCATGAAATGAATGCTATCCGGCAG GCCTGTGCCTCAATTGAGGAGGGATATGCACCACCAGTTACGTTTGTTGTGGTACAGAAAAGGCATCATACTCGCCTTTTTCCTGCTGAGTACAACAGACGTGATCTGACAGATAGGAGTGGAAATATTTTACCAG GTATGCAAGGTGTACTCGATCAGTTTCAATAG
- the LOC102630678 gene encoding protein argonaute 5-like isoform X1: MSRRGGGGRRRDSCRDQPTQAPAPSFQRGGGGAAGPRGRGRQGQRGGAGRGSHSGSGAAPSSPHTASTSTAPAPSSPSVSESSPSSSSVSTLVEETEQKLSLAAPAAATLPPLSSQELRLPVRPGIGTVGRKCVVRANHFMVQLAERDIHHYDVSIDQVQDLESNRYSEVTSKKINRQIISHLINLYGLTNLGGRIPAYDGMKNIYTAGPLPFESKEFIINLPDSDPHPSSSTSPGREGQFRVVIRLASMPDLYTLQQFLRRMHFEAPYHVIQVLDVVLRAAPSEKHTVLGRSFFSADLGPMGQLGDDVEYWRGYFQSLRPTQMGLSLNIDVSASSFYKPILVTEFVQYYCSDLSRPLSDQVRLKVKKALKGIKVVLRHMGYNLNCKITGITSQPMSQVMFTDGSVTEMSVVQYFLERHNIALQFTSLPALEAGTEERRIYLPMELSRIVEGQRYTKRLNERQVTALLRATCQRPRDREANIQTMARKNAYNKDTLVNKEFGIQVADGLTSFDARILPAPMLKYHESGREASVNPDFGQWNMINKKMFNGGTVQVWTCMNFSTCLNQDVSRFCQRLVDMCKKKGMVFNPQPVIPISSYNPNQIEKELVDVHSKTTQPGKQLQLLIIILPDVSRSYGRIKRVCETELGIVSQCCQPKHASSRNMQYFENVALKINVKVGGRNTVLVDAVQKRIPLVTDRPTIIFGADVTHPQPGEDSSPSIAAVVASMDWPEVTKYRGLVSSQAHNEEIIQDLYKSIKDPQRGLVHGGMIRELLIDFRRSTNFKPHRIIFYRDGVSEGQFSQVLLHEMNAIRQACASIEEGYAPPVTFVVVQKRHHTRLFPAEYNRRDLTDRSGNILPGTVVDTQICHPTEFDFYLNSHAGIQGTSRPTHYHVLYDENRFTADDLQMLTNNLCYTYARCTRSVSIVPPAYYAHLAAFRARFYIEDETSAGGSTGGTRSTAEGSLAIRPLPVIKDNVKDVMFYC; encoded by the exons ATGTCTCGACGTGGTGGCGGTGGTCGTAGGCGGGATTCTTGCCGTGACCAGCCGACTCAGGCACCGGCGCCGTCTTTCCAGCGCGGTGGTGGCGGAGCCGCGGGACCACGGGGCCGAGGTCGTCAAGGTCAACGTGGGGGTGCTGGTCGTGGATCGCATTCCGGCTCCGGTGCAGCCCCGTCCTCACCACACACCGCTTCGACTTCGACGGCGCCGGCTCCTTCGTCTCCGTCTGTTTCAGAATCCTCTCCTTCTTCGTCTTCAGTTTCTACTCTTGTCGAAGAAACTGAGCAGAAACTGTCATTGGCGGCACCAGCGGCGGCTACTCTTCCCCCTTTGTCGTCGCAGGAATTGAGACTTCCGGTGAGGCCGGGAATCGGAACCGTTGGCAGAAAATGTGTTGTCCGAGCAAATCACTTTATGGTGCAACTTGCCGAGAGAGACATTCATCACTATGAT gtttCAATTGATCAAGTCCAAGATCTCGAATCGAATCGATATTCAGAGGTGACgtcaaaaaaaatcaacagaCAAATTATTTCTCACctgattaatttatatgggCTGACTAACTTGGGTGGACGAATACCTGCCTATGATGGTATGAAGAACATTTACACGGCAGGGCCGCTGCCTTTTGAATCGAAGGAATTCATTATCAATTTACCTGATAGTGATCCTCATCCCAGCTCGTCTACCAGCCCGGG AAGGGAGGGTCAGTTTAGGGTGGTTATCAGATTGGCATCGATGCCTGATCTTTACACTCTACAGCAGTTCTTACGCCGAATGCATTTTGAAGCTCCGTACCATGTTATACAAGTGCTTGATGTTGTTCTCAGAGCAGCTCCATCAGAGAA GCATACAGTTCTGGGAAGGTCATTTTTCTCAGCTGATCTTGGACCAATGGGTCAGCTTGGTGATGACGTTGAATATTGGCGTGGATATTTTCAGAGTCTTCGCCCAACCCAGATGGGGCTATCTCTTAATATTG ATGTTTCAGCCAGCTCCTTTTATAAGCCAATTCTAGTTACTGAGTTTGTTCAGTATTATTGCAGCGACTTATCACGTCCTCTTTCTGATCAAGTGCGTCTGAAG GTGAAAAAGGCATTGAAGGGAATAAAGGTAGTGCTCAGGCATATGGGGTACAACTTAAATTGCAAGATCACTGGAATAACCAGTCAACCGATGAGCCAAGtaat GTTTACAGATGGCAGTGTGACAGAGATGTCGGTGGTTCAATATTTTCTTGAAAGACATAATATTGCGCTTCAATTCACGTCATTGCCTGCCCTTGAAGCTGGAACTGAAGAGAGGCGCATTTATTTGCCAATGGAG CTTTCTAGGATTGTCGAGGGACAGAGATATACTAAAAGATTAAATGAAAGACAAGTAACTGCTCTTTTAAGAGCAACCTGTCAGCGTCCTCGGGATCGTGAAGCAAATATACAGACG ATGGCTAGGAAAAATGCTTACAATAAAGATACTCTTGTGAACAAGGAGTTTGGAATTCAAGTGGCTGATGGTCTTACATCGTTTGATGCTCGAATCCTACCTGCTCCAATG CTTAAATATCATGAATCTGGCAGAGAAGCAAGCGTGAATCCTGATTTTGGGCAATGGAACATGATTAACAAG AAAATGTTCAATGGTGGGACAGTGCAAGTTTGGACTTGTATGAACTTCTCAACGTGTTTGAACCAGGATGTGAGCCGGTTCTGTCAACGGTTGGTAGACATGTGCAAGAAAAAGGGAATG GTATTTAACCCGCAGCCTGTCATTCCCATAAGTTCATACAACCCAAATCAAATTGAGAAGGAACTTGTAGACGTTCACAGTAAGACTACTCAGCCAGGGAAACAGCTTCAGctgttgataattattttacctgATGTTAGCAGATCATATG GAAGAATTAAGCGAGTTTGTGAAACAGAACTTGGGATTGTTTCACAATGCTGTCAGCCTAAGCACGCATCCAGTCGCAATATGCagtattttgaaaatgtgGCTCTTAAAATCAATGTGAAG GTTGGAGGACGAAACACTGTGCTCGTTGATGCTGTTCAGAAAAGAATTCCTCTTGTGACTGATAGACCTACAATTATATTTGGTGCAGATGTCACCCATCCACAACCAGGAGAAGACTCTAGCCCTTCAATAGCGGCC GTGGTGGCCTCAATGGATTGGCCAGAAGTAACCAAGTACAGAGGACTTGTCTCTTCTCAGGCACATAATGAGGAAATTATCCAAGATCTCTATAAATCTATTAAAGATCCTCAGAGGGGTTTAGTTCATGGAGGGATGATCCG GGAACTGTTAATTGACTTCAGAAGATCAACCAACTTCAAACctcacaggattattttctaCCG AGATGGTGTTAGTGAAGGGCAGTTCAGTCAGGTTTTGCTCCATGAAATGAATGCTATCCGGCAG GCCTGTGCCTCAATTGAGGAGGGATATGCACCACCAGTTACGTTTGTTGTGGTACAGAAAAGGCATCATACTCGCCTTTTTCCTGCTGAGTACAACAGACGTGATCTGACAGATAGGAGTGGAAATATTTTACCAG GAACTGTTGTCGATACTCAAATTTGTCACCCTACAGAATTCGATTTTTACCTCAACAGCCATGCAGGAATTcag GGAACCAGTCGCCCAACTCACTACCATGTATTGTATGATGAGAACCGTTTTACTGCAGATGACTTGCAAATGTTAACAAATAACTTGTGTTACAC GTATGCAAGGTGTACTCGATCAGTTTCAATAG TGCCTCCTGCATACTATGCACATTTAGCAGCTTTTCGGGCTCGTTTTTATATCGAGGATGAAACATCTGCGGGTGGATCCACAGGAGGGACTAGGAGCACGGCGGAGGGGAGTTTGGCTATCCGGCCTCTTCCCGTCATCAAGGATAATGTGAAAGATGTAATGTTTTACTGCTGA